The Benincasa hispida cultivar B227 chromosome 9, ASM972705v1, whole genome shotgun sequence genome has a segment encoding these proteins:
- the LOC120086736 gene encoding serine carboxypeptidase-like 40, which yields MAMRNSECRTSILLCFFFLFLFSVQIEAKNQKEALDALYKAKFFKNSNNAADVSSELFVYSESAADQNADELRSVEIYDQTGMKRQDKIERLPGQPANVKLSQYGGYVTVNKSAGRAFYYYFVETPHKKKSLPLLLWLNGGPGCSSLAYGAMAELGPFRVRSDGKTLFENRFSWNHAANVLFLESPTGVGFSYSNTTSDYKTNGDKSTAENNYVFLVNWLERFPEYKHQDFYIAGESYAGHYVPQLAHTILSHNKKAGRNIVNLKGIIIGNAVINDETDQFGMYDFFASHALIADRTAEDIKKYCNFTSDAAVQRPECIAASNIVELNTGVVDIYNIYYPLCRNSSLTNVPRKATVMNFDPCTDYYTYAYLNRADVQKAMHANVTKLSYDWEPCSDVMSGWSDSASTVVPLLREFMASGLRVWVFSGDFDGRVPITSTKYSIDSMKLPVKKSWYPWFIADEVGGYAEVYEGELTLATVRGAGHEVPSYQPRRALALIKHFLQGSPLPSSHRRST from the exons ATGGCAATGAGAAATTCAGAATGCCGTACTTCAATTCTCCTctgtttcttcttccttttcctgtTTTCGGTTCAAATCGAGGCTAAGAATCAGAAGGAAGCCCTAGATGCTCTGTACAAAGCGAAATTCTTCAAGAACTCAAATAACGCAGCGGATGTTTCGTCGGAACTTTTCGTCTACAGTGAATCAGCGGCTGATCAAAACGCCGATGAGCTACGGAGCGTTGAGATTTACGATCAAACCGGAATGAAGCGGCAGGACAAAATCGAACGGCTACCAGGACAACCGGCGAACGTTAAATTGTCGCAGTACGGCGGATATGTGACGGTGAACAAATCCGCTGGCCGAGCCTTCTATTACTACTTCGTTGAAACTCCTCATAAAAAGAAATCGTTGCCGCTTCTTCTCTGGCTCAATGGAG GGCCTGGATGTTCGTCTCTTGCCTATGGAGCAATGGCTGAACTCGGTCCCTTCCGTGTTCGTAGCGACGGCAAAACCCTCTTCGAAAATCGGTTCTCATGGAATCACG CTGCAAATGTGTTGTTTTTGGAGTCACCAACGGGAGTTGGATTCTCGTACTCAAATACAACGTCGGATTACAAAACCAACGGAGACAAGAGCACGGCAGAAAACAACTACGTATTTTTGGTAAACTGGCTGGAGAGGTTCCCGGAATACAAGCACCAAGATTTCTATATCGCCGGCGAGAGCTACGCCGGCCACTACGTCCCTCAACTGGCTCACACCATTCTCTCACACAATAAGAAGGCGGGAAGAAATATTGTCAATCTCAAAGGCATTATT ATTGGGAACGCAGTGATCAACGACGAAACAGACCAATTCGGAATGTACGACTTCTTCGCAAGCCACGCACTAATCGCCGACAGAACCGCAGAGGACATAAAGAAGTACTGCAACTTCACGTCAGACGCGGCGGTGCAGAGGCCGGAGTGCATAGCCGCTTCGAACATAGTGGAGTTGAACACAGGCGTAGTGGACATCTACAACATCTACTATCCCTTGTGTCGGAACAGCAGCCTGACAAACGTCCCAAGGAAAGCGACGGTAATGAACTTCGATCCTTGCACCGATTACTACACCTACGCCTACTTGAATCGAGCCGACGTTCAGAAGGCGATGCACGCCAACGTCACCAAGCTTTCCTACGATTGGGAGCCTTGTAGCGATGTCATGAGCGGCTGGTCCGATAGTGCTTCCACTGTTGTTCCTCTGCTGCGAGAGTTCATGGCTTCTGGCTTACGAGTTTGGGTTTTCAG TGGTGACTTTGATGGGAGAGTACCCATTACTTCTACCAAATATTCTATCGATTCAATGAAACTTCCTGTGAAGAAATCTTGGTACCCTTGGTTCATTGCTGATGAG GTTGGAGGATATGCGGAAGTATACGAAGGGGAATTGACATTAGCAACAGTGAGAGGAGCAGGTCATGAAGTGCCAAGCTACCAGCCAAGAAGAGCACTTGCACTCATCAAACACTTCCTTCAAGGCTCTCCTCTCCCTTCTTCACATCGTCGTTCTACATAA